One window from the genome of Oncorhynchus gorbuscha isolate QuinsamMale2020 ecotype Even-year linkage group LG14, OgorEven_v1.0, whole genome shotgun sequence encodes:
- the LOC123995283 gene encoding MAX gene-associated protein-like, producing the protein MMEMEDATFYQGHDRTHITTERVERALMALLTAQGLPKSRAPQASPVDSPECGSDFCRLGCVCSSLARVSRGPLHCYRPDCMLGCSCFKRRITKQTTAAENGQHQTLPVYTVSNLEHEVQPNRGIRVSTLWDCTSRVDPEPLFSPKPAPNIPTKPLTRIYNPGPKRYVPRLTPELREEDKDPVYKYFESMMTCARVREFNSKPPPQVLPPQVHLFKDNNSSIIPSSRKKMIAAILSPPNKPVVRVKSPSTQAKKPKVPEPTRQLEIQSECNWDQHRKLVLGVLCRRMTQNRLSEPFNIGPYHVRLLSNTHKRKAESTIIIFKVCISKAEDGDTDDSDESDSEVTDNSSDDSDEDEDEEGIPKPEEPEMQVGVTPFLTGVVPAGRLKARKKQPTCPAVGLIQVNGKSYSQARLLLGQMGALHPANRLAAFVTGRLRSVAKAPQKAPQKPLNCFPRAKKTSVGAGHLKTAVTTVAPQGSSSVTAMAKKGALAQKVFQTPAGKNRPPPYRPPWSLGVTKSKGKTSTSQSTTNPKDPVGSPLLLVPMAPPAAGTSQGSPPCIAPCWKDATTDSLLLPGL; encoded by the exons ATGATGGAGATGGAAGATGCCACCTTCTACCAAGGACACGATAGAACACACATCACtactgagagggtggagagagccCTGATGGCACTGCTCACTGCGCAG GGTCTCCCTAAGAGCCGTGCCCCCCAGGCCAGTCCAGTGGACAGTCCAGAGTGTGGTTCTGACTTCTGcaggctggggtgtgtgtgttccagctTGGCCCGGGTGTCCAGGGGTCCGCTCCACTGTTACAGGCCTGACTGTATGCTGGGCTGCTCCTGCTTTAAACGCAGGATCACCAAACAGACCACAGCAGCAGAGAATGGCCAGCACCAGACACTGCCTGTTTACA CTGTGTCTAACTTGGAGCATGAGGTTCAGCCCAATCGAGGCATCCGTGTCTCAACTCTGTGGGACTGCACCTCAAGGGTGGACCCCGAACCACTCTTCAGCCCGAAACCTGCCCCAAACATACCCACCAAGCCTCTAACCAGGATCTACAACCCTGGTCCAAAGCGCTACGTACCTCGTCTCACCCCCGAG ctgcgAGAGGAGGACAAGGACCCAGTCTACAAGTACTTTGAGAGCATGATGACGTGCGCCCGTGTCAGAGAGTTTAACAGTAAACCGCCACCCCAGGTGCTGCCGCCACAGGTCCACCTCTTTAAGGACAATAATAGTTCCATCATCCCCAGCAGCAGAAAG AAAATGATCGCTGCCATCCTCTCACCTCCAAATAAACCAG TAGTACGAGTGAAAAGTCCCTCCACCCAGGCCAAGAAGCCTAAAGTTCCTGAGCCCACTAGGCAGCTGGAGATCCAGTCAGAGTGTAACTGGGACCAGCACCGGAAACTGGTCCTGGGTGTTCTGTGCCGACGCATGACCCAGAACCGTCTGTCCGAACCCTTCAACATTGGCCCCTACCACGTCCGCctcctctcaaacacacacaaacgcaagGCTGAGAGCACCATCATCATATTCAAG GTCTGCATCAGTAAGGCTGAAGACGGTGATACCGATGATAGTGATGAATCTGATAGTGAAGTAACAGACAACAGTAGTGACGACAGTGATGAAGATGAGGATGAAGAGGGCATCCCTAAGCCTGAGGAGCCGGAGATGCAGGTTGGAGTGACTCCCTTCCTGACAGGAGTAGTGCCAGCAGGCAGACTGAAAGCCAGGAAGAAACAACCAACCTGCCCTGCTGTAGGACTAATCCAG GTGAACGGTAAATCCTACTCCCAGGCCAGATTGCTGCTGGGGCAGATGGGAGCTCTGCACCCGGCCAATCGGCTGGCTGCGTTCGTCACCGGCAGGTTGCGCTCTGTAGCCAAGGCCCCTCAGAAGGCCCCTCAAAAGCCTCTAAACTGCTTCCCCAGGGCGAAGAAAACATCTGTGGGTGCTGGGCACTTGAAGACCGCAGTCACTACTGTTGCTCCTCAAGGCAGTAGTAGCGTTACAGCTATGGCTAAGAAAGGAGCTTTGGCCCAGAAAGTATTCCAGACACCAGCAG GGAAGAACAGGCCTCCTCCGTACAGACCACCATGGTCCCTAGGTGTCACCAAATCTAAAGGCAAAACTTCCACCAGTCAAAGCACCACAAACCCTAAAGACCCAGTCGGCTCTCCCCTGCTCCTGGTACCCATGGCCCCTCCTGCCGCAGGCACCTCCCAAGGCTCGCCCCCCTGTATCGCCCCCTGCTGGAAAGATGCTACTACAGACAGTCTCCTCCTCCCAGGGCTGTAA
- the LOC123995555 gene encoding kinesin-like protein KIF21A, translating to MYRQPNGQLIKLVLLPSRPLPRHSHLPPLSPPSTPLAAPLPTLPSSNSSWASWVPSPHPRPHPLPPPLSLTVSSSLKTPSFLGQTGTYSFRICPPTAGDQGSRGPGQGTVGGPAGVSLPGGFTLIQLPKPGGTGGGAPRLPELIRSTAVGSAGPGEVKAQKNPRGTSSSSPLPLALTPVKTEDHSYTPGLNTNKSDSRSALAQKKLSLTQSKDLKSDRRSAKANISCPVEPNELTCDEKMLSDESDAERGEVGEGSGLWSPESWKKDTEFSRFTTLRMHENGHPDFKVEDSDSDNSSDDSSDDSDSDSDEYANEDEEEAVDIETVEERRQGITIAQMRAAVKLTQKTSQDGETAPKEKHQRDMREEEGSGEGGGRKNRTLTERLRRGEHQKLFTRLKQVLFMEELDPKVSKLHLLSQALKEIRTLSVDSESLEEKKRMLTEIQTVYVKEIAYMSGKPEELIKAKLKEIWEKKRTLAAQRRATVPPTSSPTSSTSTPSPNTMMVSQVSQASSLGQAGAASGSVKPVAAVLRTKSGKIILPASMLPPSMFRASKPAGRSVYTVKVMKRPTVPSLLTPTSSAAKEVVEKERAASGPEKDQERVSVEAEQPSDSPAAERPELGKEEPQAPVCNGSMEEETSTEKDNGSSPKKKKSLINKNSIKRLSGMKCPLVEIAPLNSAIWRPLEEPQMGSESDAGGWGLSLTKGEAAILVKALSEHQGIVVGRKGKDSPVQHNGKKSSVTLKGKDSSELQKEQDSTVSQKETDSFVPQKGEDSSVTPKEKAEVGSMTSKGEGGSTDSSEAQLLKRKRGRPRLDIKTPPTGDITTNPAPRGRPRKVSRIGVNIPVVTTGGNDQANVTQTAGSACNPTLVTRIPPGRDTNTGGGEIQLTPRERSLSPTRRGRRPKVSQVGVTTSPVVTTGPGGSPARVTQAGGSTPTPVTQAGGRTVKSAAGSPATWGRAPKVSRAGDSSSPAKVTKDAVTSPVTRAGLNPARWTRAGGGIPVVKTEGSPTKPPRGGAEVTSPVTRAGLNPARWTRAGGSIPVMKTEGSPTKLRAEVTSPVATTKGSPGKTPQAVGRPGTRHVTRAVSVKGLVSGKRTTRSDKA from the exons ATGTATCGTCAGCCCAACGGACAGTTGATCAAGCTG GTTTTGCTACCAAGCCGTCCACTCCCAAGACATTCCCACCTCCCCCCCCTCTCACCTCCATCCACCCCCCTCGCAGCCCCCCTCCCCACGCTCCCCTCATCAAATTCATCATGGGCCAGTTGGGTGCCATCACCCCATCCCagacctcatcctcttcctccccccctgtctctcactgtctcctcttCCCTGAAGACCCCCAGCTTCCTGGGCCAGACTGGGACCTACTCCTTCAGGATCTGTCCCCCGACTGCAGGGGACCAGGGCTCTAGGGGTCCAGGCCAGGGCACCGTGGGAGGCCCAGCTGGAGTGTCTCTGCCTGGGGGCTTCACCCTCATCCAGCTCCCTaagcctggaggtactggaggaggtgCTCCCAGGCTACCTGAACTAATCAGAAGCACAGCTGTGGGTTCTGCTGGACCTGGAGAGGTAAAGGCACAGAAGAACCCAAGAGgaacctcttcttcctctcccttgcCTCTGGCATTGACACCAGTTAAAACTGAAGACCACTCCTACACCCCAGGATTAAATACCAATAAATCTGACTCAAGATCAGCTCTAGCCCAGAAAAAGCTGAGTTTGACTCAGTCAAAGGACCTTAAATCTGACCGTAGATCAGCCAAAGCCAACATCTCTTGTCCCGTGGAGCCCAATGAGCTGACCTGTGATGAGAAGATGCTGTCGGACgagagtgatgcagagagaggggaggtgggggagggctCGGGACTATGGAGCCCAGAATCATGGAAGAAAGACACTGAGTTCAGTCGGTTTACCACTCTAAGAATGCATGAGAACGGACATCCTGATTTTAAGGTTGAGGACTCTGATTCGGACAACTCCTCGGACGACTCCTCGGATGACTCGGATTCCGACAGTGATGAATATGCCAAC gaggacgaggaggaagcAGTGGACATTGAgacggtggaggagaggagacagggaatcACCATCGCTCAGATGAGGGCCGCTGTCAAACTCACACA AAAAACTAGTCAGGATGGGGAAACGGCACCAAAAGAAAAG CATCAGAGGgatatgagagaggaggaggggtctggtgagggagGGGGTCGTAAGAACCGCACCCTGACGGAGAGGCTGCGTCGCGGCGAGCACCAGAAGCTCTTCACCAGACTCAAACAGGTGCTGTTCATGGAAGAACTGGACCCCAAGGTCTCCAAGCTACACCTCCTCTCACAG GCTCTGAAGGAGATTCGTACCCTGTCGGTGGACTCTGAGTCtctggaggagaagaagaggatgcTGACTGAGATCCAGACTGTCTATGTCAAGGAGATCGCATACATGTCTG GAAAGCCAGAGGAGCTGATCAAGGCCAAGCTGAAGGAGATCTGGGAGAAGAAACGGACTCTAGCTGCCCAGAGGAGAGCAACTGTCCCCCCTACCTCTAGCCCCACCTCCTCTACTTCCACCCCTAGTCCCAACACCATGATGG TGTCCCAGGTGTCTCAAGCTAGCTCTTTGGGTCAGGCAGGAGCAGCTAGTGGCTCTGTGAAACCAGTGGCTGCTGTTTTACGCACCAAGAGCGGCAAGATCATTCTTCCTGCTTCCATGCTTCCCCCTTCCATGTTTCGTGCTTCCAAACCAG CAGGAAGATCGGTCTACACAGTGAAAGTAATGAAGAGACCAACAGTCCCCTCCCTCTTAACCCCCACCTCCTCAGCAGCCAAGGAGgttgtggagaaggagagagctgCCTCTGGCCCTGAGAAGGACCAGGAGAGAGTGTCTGTGGAGGCTGAGCAGCCCTCCGATAGCCCAGCAGCAGAGAGGCCAGAACTAGGTAAGGAGGAACCACAGGCCCCTGTCTGTAATGGATCCATGGAAGAAGAGACTTCCACAGAGAAGGATAACGGCTCATCTCCCAAAAAGAAGAAGTCATTAATCAATAAAAACTCAATAAAGAGACTTTCTGGTATGAAGTGTCCCCTTGTGGAGATTGCTCCCCTAAACAGTGCCATCTGGAGGCCGTTGGAGGAACCACAGATGGGGAGTGAGAGTGATGCTGGAGGCTGGGGCCTGTCTCTGACCAAGGGAGAGGCAGCCATACTGGTGAAGGCGCTCTCTGAACACCAAGGCATAGTAGTGGGGCGGAAGGGCAAGGATAGCCCGGTACAACACAATGGAAAGAAGAGCTCTGTGACACTAAAGGGCAAGGATAGCTCAGAACTACAAAAAGAACAGGATAGCACAGTGTCACAGAAAGAAACTGATAGCTTTGTCCCACAAAAAGGAGAGGATAGCTCAGTCACACCAAAGGAAAAGGCAGAGGTTGGCTCGATGACATCAAAGGGAGAGGGAGGCTCGACAGACAGCTCAGAGGCTCAACTACTGAAGAGAAAACGTGGAAGGCCTCGCTTGGACATCAAAACACCACCAACTGGAGATATCACTACTAACCCTGCGCCGCGGGGTCGGCCCCGTAAAGTATCACGGATTGGGGTGAACATCCCTGTGGTAACGACCGGTGGCAACGACCAGGCCAACGTGACACAAACCGCAGGTAGTGCTTGTAACCCTACCTTAGTCACAAGAATACCCCCAGGTCGAGACACTAATACTGGGGGTGGTGAAATCCAACTAACACCAAGGGAACGTAGCCTAAGCCCTACGAGGCGGGGTAGAAGGCCTAAAGTATCACAGGTTGGGGTTACTACTAGCCCTGTGGTTACGACTGGGCCTGGGGGTAGCCCAGCCAGGGTGACTCAGGCTGGGGGTAGTACCCCTACCCCAGTGACTCAGGCTGGGGGTAGGACTGTGAAGAGTGCTGCCGGTAGCCCTGCAACTTGGGGTAGGGCACCAAAGGTGTCGAGAGCTGGAGATAGTTCTAGTCCGGCCAAGGTGACTAAGGATGCGGTTACTAGCCCTGTAACTCGGGCTGGGTTAAACCCGGCGAGATGGACTCGTGCTGGGGGGGGTATCCCTGTAGTGAAGACTGAGGGCAGCCCAACCAAACCTCCACGAGGAGGGGCTGAGGTTACTAGCCCTGTAACTCGGGCTGGGTTAAACCCGGCGAGATGGACTCGTGCTGGGGGGAGTATCCCTGTGATGAAGACTGAGGGCAGTCCAACCAAACTGAGGGCTGAGGTTACTAGCCCTGTCGCGACGACTAAAGGAAGCCCAGGTAAAACGCCACAGGCTGTGGGTCGGCCTGGAACACGACATGTGACTCGCGCTGTATCGGTGAAGGGCCTTGTCAGTGGGAAGAGGACAACAAGGTCTGATAAGGCCTAG